CGCGCACCGGTCGGTCACCCGCTCGGGGGCGAACGCCGCGGCCAGGTCCCGGACGCCGTCGAGGCCGGTGACGTGCTCCGCCAGCCGGCCGAGCCGTACGAGGCCCTCGTCGAAGAGAGTGTGCACGACGGCGAAGAGCAGCAGCGCGTCGGCGCCGGGCCGGATGGGCAGGTGCTCGTCGGCGGCGGCGGCGGTGCGGGTGCGCCGAGGGTCGACGACCAGGAACCGCCCGCCGCGCGCCTGCAGCGCCCGCAGCCGACCGGGGAAGTCGGGCGCGGTGCAGAGGCTGCCGTTGGACTCCCAGGGGTTGGCGCCGAGCAGCACGAGAAGGTCGGTGCGGTCGAGGTCGGGCACCGGGATGGCGTTCGGGTCGCCGTACAGGTAGCCCGAGGAGACGTGCTTGGGCATCTGGTCGACGGTGCTGGCGGAATAGACGTTGCGGGTGCCGAGCGCCCGGACGAGGGGTCCCACGTGGAGCCCGCCGGCCATCGTGTGCACGTTGGGATTGCCGAGGTAGGCGGCGACCGCATCGCGGCCGCCGGACCGGGCGGCGGTCAGCCCGGCCTCGACGGCGGCGAACGCCTCGTCCCAGCCGACCTCGCGCAGCGTGCCGTCGACCCGCAGCAGCGGCCGGCGCAGGCGGTCCGGGTCGGCGAGGAGCTGCGGGAACGCGGCCCCCTTCGGGCAGACGAAGCCGTGGCTGAAGACGTGCTCGCGGTCGCCGCGGGCGTGCGTCACCCGGTCGTCGGCGATGGTCAGCGTCAGGCCGCAGGTGGCCTCGCACAGTGGACAGGTGCGGTACGCCGTGCGCGTCGCGGTCGTTCCCGGCATCGCGGGCCCCTTCCGGTTGGAGACCGACTGGTCGGTATGGTGGCATGCCGCCGGGCGACTGTCACCCCTCGGCGACCGGCTCCGGCGCCGTTGATGACCTGCCGGGCGCGCACCTCGAACACCCGGTCGGTCTCCCGGTCGTGCACCCGGGCGCCGGTGATCCGGGCGCCGTGCCGCAGGAAACCCACGACGCGGGCCCGCGACAGCGGGTGCGCCCCGTGCGCGGCGGCGGTGTGGAGGAGGAAGGTCACCAGCCGGGCGTCGTCGACCTGGGCGTCGTAGTACTGCAGGGCGCCGACCAGCGACTCGGGCCGCAGCGACGGGCAGGCGCGCAGCGCCCCGCGGCGGCTCAGGTGCCGGTGGGGGGCCTCGCGGACCAGCCCGAAGTCGAGCATCTCCAGGTACCGCAGGCCGCCGTGAATGAGCTTGCTGGACCGGCTCGACGTCCCGCTCGCCCAGTCGCGGGCCTCGATGAGCCCGACCGACAGGCCGCGGGTGACGGCGCGAGAGCGCAGCCGGCGCCGGTGACGCCGCCGCCGATCACCAGGACGTCCAGTTCCTGGCCGCTGCCGAGGGCGGCCAGGGACCGCTCGCGGGCGGCCGGCGACGGACGCCGGCCGCCCAGACCCTTGAGGGGCGTGGGAGGCGACGTCAGCCGACGTCGACCCAGTCGAGGGTGCGCTGGACCGCCTTCTTCCACCGGGCGTAGCCGTTCTCGCGCTGCTCCGCCGACCAGCCCGGCTGCCAGCGGCGGCTCTCGTTCCAGTTCTGGCGCAGCTCGTCGGTGTTCTTCCAGAAGCCGACGGCGAGGCCGGCGGCGTACGCCGCGCCGAGCGCGGTGGTCTCGGCCACCACCGGCCGGCTGACCGGCACGCCCAGGATGTCCGCCTGCAGCTGCATGCACAGGTCGTTGACGGTGACCCCGCCGTCGACCTTGAGGCACTCCAGGTGCACCCCGGAGTCCTGCTCCATGGCCTCGGCCACGTCCCGGCTCTGGTAGCAGATGGACTCGAGGGTGGCCCGGGCGATGTGGGCGTCGGTGTTGAACCGGGAGAGGCCGACGATCGCGCCGCGGGCGTCGGAGCGCCAGTACGGGGCGAACAGGCCGGAGAACGCGGGCACGAAGTACACCCCGCCGTTGTCCTCCACCTGGCTGGCCAGGATCTCGCTCTGCGCCGCGCTAGTGATGATCTTGAGCTGGTCGCGCAGCCACTGCACGGCCGAGCCGGTGACCGCGATCGAGCCTTCGAGCGCGTACACCGCCGCCTCGTCGCCGAACTGGTAGCACACCGTGGTGAGCAGCCCGGCCTTCGACCGCACGATCTCCGTGCCGGTGTTGAGGAGCATGAAATTGCCCGTACCGTAGGTGTTCTTGCCTTCGCCCGGTGCGAAGCAGACCTGGCCGACCGTGGCGGCCTGCTGGTCGCCCAGGTCGCCGGTCAGCGGGACCGGGCCGGTGAACGGGCCGTGCTGCACGGTGCTGCCGTACGAGCGCGGGTCGGACGACGGCCGGATCCGCGGCAGCATGGCGCGGGGGATGTCGAAGAACGACAGCAGCTCGTCGTCCCAGTCCAGCGTCTCCAGGTTCATCAGCATGGTCCGGCTGGCGTTGGTGGGGTCGGTGACGTGCACCCCGCCCTCGACCCCGCCGGTGAGGTTCCACAGCAGCCAGGTGTCGGTGTTGCCGAAGACGGCCTCGCCGCGCTCGGCGGCCTCCCGGACCCCGTCGACGTTCTCGAGGATCCACCGGATCTTCCCGCCGGAGAAGTACGTCGCCGGCGGCAGGCCGGCCTTGCGCCGGATGACGTCGCCCTTGCCCTCGCGTTCCAGCGCCGAGGCGATGCGGTCGGTACGGGTGTCCTGCCAGACGATGGCGTTGTAATAGGGCCGGCCGGTCCGGCGGTTCCACACCACGGTGGTCTCGCGCTGGTTGGTGATGCCGAGCGCGGCCAGGTCGGAGGCGGTCAGGCCGCGGGCGTTCATCGCGGTCTGAATGACCGTCTGGGTCCGCTCCCAGATCTCCAGCGGGTTGTGCTCCACCCAGCCGGCCTGCGGCAGGATCTGCTCGTGTTCGAGCTGGTGGCGGCCGACCTCGTTGCCGCCGTGGTCGAAGATCATGAAGCGGGTGCTGGTGGTGCCCTGGTCTACCGCGCCGACGAAGTCAGCCATCCGGGGTCTCCTTTGTGTTCGTCGAGAGGATTCGGGTCGGCGGATGTCAGACCCGGGCGAACTCGGCCCCGGCCGGGGCGGTCTCGGTGGCCAGGGTGCCCGGCTCCGGCTCGTCCTCGCTGGGCAGGAAGCGGCCGCCGATCAGCTCGTAGAGGCCCGCGCCGATGACGCCGCCGACGAGCGGCCCGACGAGCGGCCCGACGAGCGGCACCCAGAAGTACGGGTATCCACTGGCGTCCTGGAAGGCCGTTCCGATGATCTGGTCGCGCAGCGCGCCCCACTCGGTCACGCCGGCGCCGGGCAGGATGGAGAAGACGCCCTGGCTCTTGCTGGTGAGGCCCGGGTCGAACCGGGACAGCGCCTCGCTGTGGTTCCAGCGGATGATCAGGGCCGCGACGAACGCGCCGGCGGTCTGGGCCAGCGCGTACGGCAGCACCTTGCGCCAGGAGAAGCCCTTGAAGACCGCCAGTGCGACGGTGACCGCGGGGTTGAGGTGCGCGCCGCTGATGCGGCCCGCCACGTACACGCCGAGCGTGACGCCGAGGCCCCAGGCCCAGGCGATGCTGTCGAACTCGCCGGTTCCCGCCGCGACCACCTGGGCGACCACGCCCACGCCGAACAGGATGAGAATCGCGGTGCCGGCGAACTCGGCAGCCAACTCGCCGACGAGCCCGGGCACTTTCCACCGTTGCGCCATGGTGCCTCCAAGGGTGGGGGTGGCGGCCCTCCCGTCCGGGGGAAAACGAGGGCCGGTCGGTCACGCCGTGAGGTCGGACGTCACCGTGGGGTGAACCGTAGAAAACCCTCGGGAGCGGGTCAACGAACCCGGTCGACATTGTCGAACACTGTTGCGGCGGCCCGGGCCGCCAACGAATGAATCAGCGCATTACCGATCCCGGTCCGAACCGGAGGCGAACCAACGCCTGCGGGGAACCGCTCGGCACAGGCCCGCAGCAATCAGTGCACGTCGTCGGGCGGAAAGTACACGAGCAGTCCCTACGCCGTGACCAGGACGGGGTTGCGGGAATCGACCTCATCCATCCAGGCCAGATCGAGGCGGGGCAACACCCCCTCACGCAACCGCGCCGACGCAGGCAGGTCAACCGTGAGGCACCGTACGAGACCGTTGTCCACCCACCGAAGCCGCCACGATCCACCAGGACCGCGCTGCGGCCATCGGCCAAGAGCCCGTGGTCGGCAATCGGGGCGTCTCCCACACGGCGACCACCCAGCAAGTGAGCCCACGGTTCGCGGGGTAGTTCCGCGGGTTTAGGTTGATCGACTTTGGGTTAAGTCCCCGAGTCGGCAGGTGACGTCCGACATGACCCATGTGGCGGACCGGAACAAAGCGGCGTACGACCCAGCGACATGGTGGGAAAGGCAGGTCACTCGGTGGTGAAGTCGTCCCCCAGACCGACCATGTCGAGGACAGTGACGATGATCCGAGACGGCTTGCGCACCACCAGCGCGCAGCCGCCCGAAGCGATCCGCTGGCGCACCGCCAGCAGCGCGGTGATCCCGGCGGCGCAGAAGAAATTCACCCCGCTCAGGTCGAGTACCAGCACCGGGGGCGGTTGGCCGGCCATCACCCTGTCCACGAGGTCGATGAGCAGGTCGACGGTGCCCATCTCGAGCGGGCCTCGGACCTCCACCACCGCCGCCGGGCCTTCCCGAGCGACCGCGAGGGACAGGATCGGCTGGCGGGTGGTTTCCGGCGTCGCTCGGTGTGACGCCTGATGCACGGACATGAGCTGCTCCTCGGTGAGGATGTCGGGACCGGGTCGGCGCTCGGCCCGCGGTCGGCGGGCGGCACTGGTCCTGGGCTCATGTCCGAACCCACGTTGACCCTAGCCGCGTCCCGCCCGATCCGCACCCCGCTCACCGGGAAGCGTGGGCTCGTTGGCGATAAAATGCACCGGCCGGCGGCTCCCCCCGGGAGCAAGCCAGGACGGTGGCGTCACCTGCGGTCGAACCGAACGGGCACATGTTTTCAGGAGGTAGCGGTGGTGTCCGATGCTGCTGAGTCGCACCTGGCCTCGGCGTACGGCCGGCTGTTGACCCTGGTCGCTGACTCACCCCACGTCGATGTGTTCCTCGACCAGGTCGTCCGGGTCGCGGCGGAGGTCGTCACCCCCGCGGTGGCCTGCGGACTGACCGTGCGGCGGGACGGCGGTGCCTTCACCGTCGCCAGCAGTGGCGACCTCGCCGCCCGGGGTGACGAGATCCAGTACGGCGCCGACGAGGGGCCCTGCCTCGAGGCCCTGCGCCGTGGACGCGTCGTTGAGGTCGTCGACCTGCGTGAGGACACCCGCTGGTGCCGGTACCGGGAACACGCGCTCCGGCTCGGCGTCGTCAGCTCGCTGTCGCTGCCGATGACGGTCGACGGCGAGACCGTCGGCGCGTTGAACCTCTACGCCACCCAGCCCGCCGCCTTCACCGACACGGCACGCCGGCACGCCGTGGCGTTCACCGACCAGGGGGCGGCAGCGCTGACCGTGATCCTCCGCCAGGCCGACCACGCCCTCCTGCATCAGCAACTCACCGACGCGATGACCTCCCGCAGCGTCATCGACCAGGCCCTCGGGGTGCTGATGGGCCAGCAGCGGTGCACCGCCACCGAGGCTTTCTCCCTGCTCCGGCAGGCGTCGCAGCACCGAAACCGCAAACTGCGTGACGTGGCCGCGGAGATCATCAAACAGGTCAGCGGCGAGTCCCCGCAGCCGGCTCCCGGGTTCGCGGTGCCCCGCCAACACCTCTGACCAGGGCAGCTGCCAGCTGGCCGGTGACCCGGTAGTCCTCGGCTCCAGGTGCGGCGCACGCAACGTTCCCGGCCGCGGCTTGGCCGGCGCCGCGACATGGCCCATTCTGGGCAGAGGTGCCCGCCGGTACCCGGGTTCCGGCGCGACCGAGGCCGGGGCGGTTGAGCACACAGCCGCCCCGGCCGCCCAGGCGGACGGGCGAGGGATGGCGCCGGTAACTGGTTCCTGCTCAGGGCGGCCAGTTGGTGGTCCCGGACAGCCGACGCCGGCCACGCGGTCTGGCGGTCAGCACTCCCGGCAGTCGGCGACGTCCACCCGTTCGAGGACGGCCGGGCCGACAGTCCTGGCGTTGGCCGCGATCCCAGGCACGCCGGGCCGGTCGCTGCCAAGATCCACCAGCGGGTCAGCCGGCCCAGGTCGTGGCGGGTGTAGTAGGACGGTCGCCGGCGGTGACAGGCGGAGCTGCAACAGCAGCTCGCAGCGGGTGGGCGAGGCATCGTGGCCCGTCACCGTGTGTCGCGGCTATTGCTGCGTGGGTGGTCGCAGATGAGACCCGACCGTGTCCAATGGGCTGAAACTTCTCACACTGCCACTGTCGCGCCTCCACCATGACAAGGAGATTTCGACGCGACAGTGAGGAGGCAACGCCATGAGGCGTCGACGGAGCAGGAGGCGGCCGCTGGTGCAGGCCGCGGCGATGTCGCTGGCGGCGGTGGTGACGGCCGTAGCGGTCGTCCGAGCCGGGCGCCGTCGCCCCGCCAAGGACACGGCCGGCGGGCTGCCTGTTCGGGGGGAGGGCGACGTCGCCGGAGCGGGCATGCTTGCGCCGCCGGTCAGCGGAGCAGCCGCCGGTCAGAGTGACGCCGCGGCATCACTGGGCGTGGCCCGTTCGGCGGGCTAGGTCTGTCGCGGGGGGTGTCGACACGTGGCTGCCTCGGCCAGCGGTGGTCGGGGAGCCGAGGGGGCATCGGGAGAGGCTGACGCTGGAAGGGAAGACGCAGGCCAGCCGCACGATGCCCCGCAAGCCGGACAGGGCGTTGGCCAGGGGACGCCGCAGCCCCGCGCGGCGGGGACGGCCGACCGCATCATGCACGGTGGTGCTGATCCGCACGACGGCGCCGCCCGGGCTGCTCTCGATCTGCAGGTCGTCGGTCATCTGCTGCGCGATCCATAGGCCCATCCCGCCGGCCGCGGATGGCGGCGGGCGATCCTGGAGGTTGCCGTAGTCCGCGGTGGAGAAGCCAGGGCCGCCGTCTCGGACCTCGCGATGAACAGGGCGCTCCTGAGGGGCTGCCCTGGGCCTGCGAGGGGCTAGGATTCTGCCGTGATTGGCGTGCAGGGCAGCGGGAGCGACGAGCGGCTGCGTCGTATCGAGGCGGTCACAGACGCGACGCTGTCCCAGCTTGACGTCAGCGACCTTCTCGATGAGCTCCTCGACCGTGTCCGAGAGGTGCTGCGGGTTGACACTGCCGCCATCCTGCTGCTGGACGTGCACGCCCAGCAGTTGGTGGCCACTGCGACGAAGGGGCTGGACGAGGTCCGGCACGGCTCTCGGATCCCGGTCGGCCGCGGCTTCCCTGGCCGGATCGCTCGGGTAAAGCAGCCCGTCCGACTGGACTCTGTCACCGCCCCCGACGATCCGATCCTGTTCCACAGGGGGGTCCGCTCGTTGTTGGGTGTGCCCATGTTCGCCGGTGGCGAGGTGATCGGCATATTGTACGTCGGCTGCCTGCGGCCGCACCGATTCACCGACGGCGACGTGCAGTTACTCCAGCTCGCCGCCGACCGGGCAAGCCTGGCCAGCCGGACCCGGGCCAGCAGCATCGACCGCACCGCCGCCCTCGCCCTGCAACGCAGCCTGCTACCCACCCACCTACCCGACGCGCCGGCTGTGGACATGGCCGCCCGTTACGTGCCCGGCCACGACGCCGGCGTCGGCGGCGACTGGTATGACGTGTTCCCCCTCCCCTCGGGCTGGCTTGGCGTGGTCATCGGCGACGTGTCTGGACACGGCCTGCGCTCCGCAGTCGTGATGGGACGCATCCGCAGCGCGCTGCGTGCCTACGCCCTGGTCTCCGACGACCCGGCCGACGCGCTGACCCTGCTCGACCGCAAGATCCACCATTTCGAGGCCGGGAACCTCGCCACGGTCCTCTACGCCATGATCTCTCCGGACCGCGCCACCATCCAGATGTCCCTCGCCGGGCACCTGCAACCCATCCTGGCATCACCAGGACGGCCGGCCGACACCCTGAACATTCCAGTTGATCTTCCGTTGGGCACGGGTATGCATCAACCGGTCCGCCGGCAGACCGAGGTCGCGTTCCCTCCGGGGGCGGTAATGGTCTGCTACACCGACGGGCTCGTCGAACGGCGCGGCGAAATCATCGACGTCGGCATCGAACGACTCCGCTCAGCCGTCGAGCCAGGTCCCGCCGAGGCGGTCTGCGCCCACATCATGACAACACTCGCCGCCGAACAGACCACCGACGACATCGCCCTACTGGCCATTTACGCAGCCCACCAGAGTCACCCTTAGGCCGGGCGCTGGCAGGTCGCCCGTGCCCACCCCGCCACTAGGAGGGGTGAACCGGACCGGACTGGCAGTCGTTTGCCAAGGCCGCAGCGGCAGCGCCGGTCGGGTTCACTCCGACCGGCTGCTCCCAGGCCGTCGCCCGTACACTGCACCTGACCGGCGCCAATCAGGTCCCCGGACTGACACTGCTGTGGCCCGACGAGGCGACCGGACCACGCCCTCGGAGGCCGCCGCATGAGTATCTCCGTCGCCACCAGTACCGAGAGTTTCGTGCACCCCGCCCTCTTCTACGCCAATCGCGAGGAGTACCTGGCCGGGACAGTGCCGTTCATGCAAGCCGGCCTTGCCGCCGATGAGCCGGTCATGGTCGCCGTCCCCGGGGACAACCTCGATCACATCCGCACCGCGCTCGGCAGCGACGCGGACAGGGTCCAGCTACACGACATGAGCGTGGCCGGGCGCAACCCCGGGCGCATCATTCCAGGCGTGCTGCTCGCCTTCGCCGCTGCCCACCCCGGCAAGCGGGTACGCATCATCGGCGAACCCATCTGGGCCGGCCGTACCGCTACTGAATACCCCGCTTGCGCGCAGCACGAGGCCCTGATCAACGCGGCGTTCGCCGGCCGGCGGGCCACCATCCTCTGCCCCTATGACACCAGTCGCCTGAGCCAGAGCTGGCTCGACGACGCCTACCGCACCCATCCGATCCTGCAGACCGGCAGCGCGGTGCGGAAAAGCCCGCATTACGCCGATCCAGTCGCGGTCGCCGCCGGGTTCAACC
The window above is part of the Micromonospora inositola genome. Proteins encoded here:
- the glpK gene encoding glycerol kinase GlpK translates to MADFVGAVDQGTTSTRFMIFDHGGNEVGRHQLEHEQILPQAGWVEHNPLEIWERTQTVIQTAMNARGLTASDLAALGITNQRETTVVWNRRTGRPYYNAIVWQDTRTDRIASALEREGKGDVIRRKAGLPPATYFSGGKIRWILENVDGVREAAERGEAVFGNTDTWLLWNLTGGVEGGVHVTDPTNASRTMLMNLETLDWDDELLSFFDIPRAMLPRIRPSSDPRSYGSTVQHGPFTGPVPLTGDLGDQQAATVGQVCFAPGEGKNTYGTGNFMLLNTGTEIVRSKAGLLTTVCYQFGDEAAVYALEGSIAVTGSAVQWLRDQLKIITSAAQSEILASQVEDNGGVYFVPAFSGLFAPYWRSDARGAIVGLSRFNTDAHIARATLESICYQSRDVAEAMEQDSGVHLECLKVDGGVTVNDLCMQLQADILGVPVSRPVVAETTALGAAYAAGLAVGFWKNTDELRQNWNESRRWQPGWSAEQRENGYARWKKAVQRTLDWVDVG
- a CDS encoding MIP/aquaporin family protein, which translates into the protein MAQRWKVPGLVGELAAEFAGTAILILFGVGVVAQVVAAGTGEFDSIAWAWGLGVTLGVYVAGRISGAHLNPAVTVALAVFKGFSWRKVLPYALAQTAGAFVAALIIRWNHSEALSRFDPGLTSKSQGVFSILPGAGVTEWGALRDQIIGTAFQDASGYPYFWVPLVGPLVGPLVGGVIGAGLYELIGGRFLPSEDEPEPGTLATETAPAGAEFARV
- a CDS encoding STAS domain-containing protein, producing MSVHQASHRATPETTRQPILSLAVAREGPAAVVEVRGPLEMGTVDLLIDLVDRVMAGQPPPVLVLDLSGVNFFCAAGITALLAVRQRIASGGCALVVRKPSRIIVTVLDMVGLGDDFTTE
- a CDS encoding GAF and ANTAR domain-containing protein, which gives rise to MSDAAESHLASAYGRLLTLVADSPHVDVFLDQVVRVAAEVVTPAVACGLTVRRDGGAFTVASSGDLAARGDEIQYGADEGPCLEALRRGRVVEVVDLREDTRWCRYREHALRLGVVSSLSLPMTVDGETVGALNLYATQPAAFTDTARRHAVAFTDQGAAALTVILRQADHALLHQQLTDAMTSRSVIDQALGVLMGQQRCTATEAFSLLRQASQHRNRKLRDVAAEIIKQVSGESPQPAPGFAVPRQHL
- a CDS encoding ATP-binding protein encodes the protein MEKVADVKLGQRRVCDRLDTTQPLVAPAALHANHGRILAPRRPRAAPQERPVHREVRDGGPGFSTADYGNLQDRPPPSAAGGMGLWIAQQMTDDLQIESSPGGAVVRISTTVHDAVGRPRRAGLRRPLANALSGLRGIVRLACVFPSSVSLSRCPLGSPTTAGRGSHVSTPPATDLARRTGHAQ
- a CDS encoding PP2C family protein-serine/threonine phosphatase, with amino-acid sequence MIGVQGSGSDERLRRIEAVTDATLSQLDVSDLLDELLDRVREVLRVDTAAILLLDVHAQQLVATATKGLDEVRHGSRIPVGRGFPGRIARVKQPVRLDSVTAPDDPILFHRGVRSLLGVPMFAGGEVIGILYVGCLRPHRFTDGDVQLLQLAADRASLASRTRASSIDRTAALALQRSLLPTHLPDAPAVDMAARYVPGHDAGVGGDWYDVFPLPSGWLGVVIGDVSGHGLRSAVVMGRIRSALRAYALVSDDPADALTLLDRKIHHFEAGNLATVLYAMISPDRATIQMSLAGHLQPILASPGRPADTLNIPVDLPLGTGMHQPVRRQTEVAFPPGAVMVCYTDGLVERRGEIIDVGIERLRSAVEPGPAEAVCAHIMTTLAAEQTTDDIALLAIYAAHQSHP
- a CDS encoding sensor histidine kinase → MSISVATSTESFVHPALFYANREEYLAGTVPFMQAGLAADEPVMVAVPGDNLDHIRTALGSDADRVQLHDMSVAGRNPGRIIPGVLLAFAAAHPGKRVRIIGEPIWAGRTATEYPACAQHEALINAAFAGRRATILCPYDTSRLSQSWLDDAYRTHPILQTGSAVRKSPHYADPVAVAAGFNLPLPDPPANATTMSIDLRALPALRRMVTAEAITAGLTPDRASDLTLAVNELAANTVRHTAAGGTLAVWTDRTRLICQLTDTGHITNPLAGRIPVPPQQPGSRGLVLVNQLCDLVRVHTRPGATTIRLHMHR